A window of Streptomyces sp. SAI-127 contains these coding sequences:
- a CDS encoding amidohydrolase family protein, translated as MDAHGTHDTFRPGPLSRRRFLQAAGVTATAVAAAGSPASAAPSHSATLSLTAATGGSATLSPAGDRLVAEVQNVLWSIPRTGGTAVALTSPGLEPTRPQFSPDGGRLVVCAYRGGGFHLWTLRSDGSDVRQLTDGPWDDRGPAWSPDGTRIAFASERGGDTVTGSPYRIWVVDVRSGALTRLTGRAAQQGPAQDGAWEDFDPTWSADGERVLFVRAAVTATGTLRADALASVAADGSGPVTVEHTDDSGAQLMTPAVSPGGRLAYLRTTPAPSASCTLVVDGTPIAVDGDVLPAPPRWTDGERLLLAVDGHFRLADPEAPAAGEEIPFTAAMPVRRPRYRGKAYDFEGAGTRPVRALHLPALSPDGRSVAFAALNSLWTAGTSGGRAPRRVLRVPHTRYVLGPTWTPDGTGLVFADDRDGLFAVRRRDLDSGEETVLADGGRVFPALSPDGTRLACLDMSGNLLVRDLSDGSERTLVAPLGAGGLPGRPSWSPDGRYVALCDRNRLNQRFREGYNLIRVVDTTTGTAALHALAPHTSLSDRYDSGPVWSPDGRWMAVVAESALWLLPVRSDGTPDGEPRRLTSEPADHPSWSADAHTLLYLSAGTLRLIDVRSGKARTVKVPLDYRRPRPADTLVHAGRFWDGTGPDVREDIDLLIRDGRIAEVSPHRTGRSAARRLDASDRTVLPGLWDAHTHPWQSTYGGRQTALQLAYGITTAVSLGGFAYEQARIREAVAAGVLAGPRLLATGELLDGARVAYSMGRAHRTPEGLRRSLERGAALDWDFVKTYVRAPGWVMKEAADFAHERLGVRSGSHLCTPGVQLGQDLTTHLQATQRLEFGHATTATGRVHEDVQEIYTKAGFHLVATPFTALALLGADPALAEDRRVTSLMPPWDTVLVRQQAGQAPTSDQLATLERELTVYRRILADGGQVALGTDQPLVPVGLHLHLALRALHRGGLTPTEALRTATLLPARVFGADADLGTLEEGKLADLTVVDGDPFTDFDTLIRTVAVLRGGVHFEQADLVDAFDSVRRSGVSSDATSEAEWLGVSQQLRREGCCDPGSAL; from the coding sequence TTGGACGCGCACGGCACACATGACACCTTCCGGCCCGGTCCGCTCTCCCGCCGCAGATTCCTCCAGGCCGCCGGTGTCACCGCCACCGCCGTCGCGGCCGCCGGTTCACCCGCCTCGGCCGCCCCCTCCCACTCGGCCACCCTCTCCCTTACCGCTGCCACCGGCGGTTCCGCGACGCTCTCCCCGGCCGGCGACCGGCTCGTCGCCGAAGTACAGAACGTGCTCTGGTCGATTCCACGTACCGGTGGCACCGCCGTCGCGCTCACCTCGCCCGGCCTCGAACCCACCCGTCCGCAGTTCTCGCCCGACGGCGGCCGCCTCGTCGTGTGCGCCTACCGCGGCGGCGGCTTCCACCTTTGGACACTGCGGTCCGACGGCAGCGACGTACGACAGCTCACCGACGGGCCCTGGGACGACCGCGGCCCCGCCTGGTCGCCGGACGGCACCCGGATCGCCTTTGCCTCCGAGCGCGGCGGCGACACCGTGACCGGCAGCCCGTACCGCATCTGGGTCGTCGACGTGCGCTCCGGGGCACTGACCCGGCTCACCGGACGCGCCGCCCAGCAGGGCCCGGCGCAGGACGGTGCCTGGGAGGACTTCGACCCGACCTGGTCGGCGGACGGCGAGCGCGTGCTGTTCGTGCGCGCGGCCGTCACCGCCACGGGCACCCTGCGCGCCGACGCCCTCGCCTCGGTGGCCGCCGACGGTTCGGGACCGGTCACCGTCGAGCACACCGACGACTCCGGCGCCCAGCTCATGACCCCGGCCGTCTCACCAGGCGGCCGCCTCGCGTATCTGCGCACCACGCCTGCCCCCAGCGCCTCGTGCACCCTCGTCGTGGACGGCACGCCGATCGCCGTCGACGGAGACGTCCTTCCGGCGCCGCCCCGCTGGACCGACGGCGAACGGCTCCTGCTCGCGGTGGACGGCCACTTCCGCCTCGCGGACCCCGAGGCGCCCGCGGCGGGGGAGGAGATCCCGTTCACGGCCGCGATGCCCGTGCGACGGCCCCGCTACCGCGGCAAGGCGTACGACTTCGAGGGCGCCGGCACCCGGCCCGTGCGCGCCCTGCATCTGCCCGCCCTCTCGCCCGACGGCCGCAGCGTCGCCTTCGCCGCGCTCAACTCCCTGTGGACCGCCGGGACATCGGGCGGGCGCGCACCCCGCAGGGTGCTCCGGGTCCCGCACACGCGCTATGTGCTGGGGCCGACCTGGACACCCGACGGCACGGGGCTGGTCTTCGCCGACGACCGGGACGGACTGTTCGCCGTACGGCGCCGGGACCTCGACTCCGGCGAGGAGACCGTGCTCGCCGACGGCGGCCGGGTCTTCCCCGCCCTCTCGCCCGACGGGACCCGGCTGGCCTGCCTGGACATGTCCGGCAACCTGCTCGTGCGCGACCTGTCCGACGGCAGCGAACGGACCCTCGTCGCACCGCTCGGCGCGGGCGGTCTGCCCGGTCGCCCCAGCTGGTCTCCCGACGGGCGGTACGTCGCCCTGTGCGATCGCAACCGGCTCAACCAGCGCTTCCGTGAGGGCTACAACCTCATCCGGGTCGTCGACACCACCACCGGCACCGCCGCCCTGCACGCCCTCGCCCCGCACACCTCCCTCTCCGACCGCTACGACTCCGGCCCGGTCTGGTCCCCGGACGGCCGCTGGATGGCCGTGGTCGCCGAGTCCGCTCTGTGGCTGCTGCCGGTCCGCTCGGACGGCACCCCCGACGGTGAGCCGCGCCGCCTCACCTCCGAGCCCGCCGACCACCCCTCCTGGTCCGCCGACGCCCACACGCTGCTCTATCTCTCCGCCGGCACCCTGCGCCTGATCGACGTCCGCAGCGGCAAGGCCCGTACCGTCAAGGTGCCGCTGGACTACCGCCGCCCCCGTCCGGCCGACACCCTCGTGCACGCGGGCCGGTTCTGGGACGGCACCGGACCGGACGTCCGCGAGGACATCGACCTCCTGATCCGTGACGGCCGTATCGCGGAGGTCTCCCCGCACCGCACCGGGCGATCGGCCGCCCGCCGACTCGACGCGAGCGACCGCACCGTGCTCCCAGGACTCTGGGACGCGCACACCCACCCCTGGCAGAGCACCTACGGCGGACGTCAGACCGCGCTCCAACTCGCCTACGGCATCACGACCGCCGTCTCCCTGGGCGGCTTCGCCTACGAGCAGGCCCGGATCCGGGAGGCGGTCGCCGCCGGAGTACTCGCCGGGCCACGGCTGCTGGCCACCGGTGAACTGCTCGACGGGGCCCGCGTCGCCTACAGCATGGGCCGCGCGCACCGCACCCCTGAGGGGCTGCGGCGCTCGCTGGAGCGCGGGGCGGCGCTGGACTGGGACTTCGTGAAGACGTACGTCCGCGCCCCGGGCTGGGTGATGAAGGAGGCTGCGGACTTCGCACACGAGCGGCTCGGTGTGCGCAGCGGCAGCCATCTCTGTACGCCGGGCGTTCAGCTCGGGCAGGACCTGACGACCCATCTCCAAGCCACGCAGCGGCTGGAGTTCGGGCATGCGACCACGGCCACGGGCCGCGTCCACGAGGACGTCCAGGAGATCTACACCAAGGCCGGGTTCCACCTCGTCGCCACCCCGTTCACGGCGCTCGCCCTGCTGGGCGCGGACCCCGCCCTCGCGGAGGACCGCCGTGTCACCTCCCTGATGCCGCCGTGGGACACGGTGTTGGTCCGCCAGCAGGCCGGTCAGGCACCAACGTCTGATCAACTGGCCACCCTCGAACGGGAGTTGACCGTGTATCGGCGCATCCTGGCCGACGGCGGTCAGGTCGCGCTCGGCACGGACCAGCCGCTCGTGCCGGTCGGTCTGCATCTGCACCTGGCCCTGCGGGCGCTGCACCGCGGCGGGCTGACTCCCACCGAGGCCCTGCGCACCGCCACCCTGCTGCCCGCCCGTGTGTTCGGCGCGGACGCCGACCTGGGGACACTGGAGGAGGGCAAGCTCGCCGATCTCACGGTCGTGGACGGAGACCCCTTCACCGACTTCGACACCCTGATCCGTACGGTGGCGGTGCTGCGCGGAGGTGTGCACTTCGAGCAGGCGGACCTCGTGGACGCCTTCGACTCGGTGCGGCGCTCCGGTGTGTCCTCCGACGCGACCTCGGAGGCGGAATGGCTCGGGGTGAGCCAGCAGCTGCGGCGTGAGGGATGCTGCGATCCGGGGTCCGCGCTGTGA
- a CDS encoding SpoIIE family protein phosphatase: protein MVTGWSEGARRLLGHRAPEVVGRAATDLLLGEGAPGATGLSLTGSQEWRGTAALRHRDGHRVETALHAQPSLGGDGMAHSFVVALSPGPDRSMVEWAFDQASIALTTHSVTSGSWRRNATAESGGRGTGAEGGARPAGGEGGARPVRLDGGARPAGGEGGAQAVGAEERAVGADGGARAAGAEGGELPAGDGDEPATRGGSEPAVRQAARGVARDAGYEPQAPAPADEGFLRCVRRVAEERAPMRYECLAPEPACPPGAVPRSSAHHRAWVIELWPVRDPATGEVVGVGTAAFDSSDQHAARQRLALLQEAGTSIGTTLNVARTAQELADLAVPRLADFVSVDLLDSVLRGDEPVPGPVDAAVVLRRVAHQSAAEGEGVPEAAVDLGGVDTYPPFSPPARCLADGKPVLSGAGDPDFAAWIAGHETRTARVAEYGFHSVMATPLRARGITLGVAVFTRSSGSPPFEPDDLILAEELAGRAAVGVDNARRYTRERTNALTLQRSLLPRDLPRQAAVEVAYRYLPAGTGAGVGGDWFDVVPLSGTRVALVVGDVVGHGIHASATMGRLRTAVRTLADVDLPPDELLTHLDDLVTHLSTDEEDLAPDEPYVVSGEVGATCLYAVYDPVSRVCTFASAGHVPPVVLLPDGTARVVELTPGPLLGVGGLPFECTELELPEGSLLAFCTDGLVEARDRDLGLGLDRLCECLVGPVASLETTCDTILKALLPRSPSDDVALLLARTRALHADQVAAWSLPSDPSIVADARAQTTRQLTAWGLEEAAFVTELVVSELVTNAIRYGAVPIGLRLIRDRTLICEVSDASNTAPHLRRARTYDEGGRGLHMVAQLTQGWGTRQTPLGKTIWAEQSLPAG, encoded by the coding sequence GTGGTCACGGGGTGGAGCGAGGGCGCTCGACGACTGCTGGGCCATCGAGCCCCGGAGGTCGTAGGGCGCGCCGCGACGGATCTGCTCCTCGGTGAGGGAGCGCCCGGGGCGACCGGGCTCTCCCTCACCGGCTCCCAGGAATGGAGGGGCACGGCGGCACTGCGGCATCGGGACGGCCACCGCGTCGAAACGGCCCTGCACGCCCAGCCGTCGCTGGGCGGCGACGGCATGGCCCACTCCTTCGTCGTGGCACTCTCCCCGGGTCCCGACCGATCCATGGTGGAGTGGGCCTTCGACCAGGCCTCGATCGCGCTCACCACCCACAGCGTGACGTCCGGCTCGTGGCGCAGGAACGCGACGGCGGAGAGCGGGGGGCGAGGGACGGGGGCCGAGGGCGGTGCGCGACCGGCTGGGGGCGAGGGTGGCGCGCGACCGGTTCGGCTCGACGGCGGAGCGCGACCGGCTGGGGGCGAAGGCGGAGCGCAAGCGGTGGGGGCCGAGGAGCGGGCGGTGGGGGCCGACGGTGGAGCCCGAGCGGCAGGGGCCGAGGGCGGGGAGCTGCCGGCAGGAGACGGAGACGAGCCGGCTACCAGGGGCGGGAGTGAACCGGCGGTGCGCCAAGCCGCACGCGGAGTGGCCCGCGACGCCGGATACGAGCCGCAGGCGCCCGCCCCCGCCGACGAAGGCTTCCTCCGGTGTGTCCGCCGGGTCGCCGAAGAACGCGCCCCGATGCGCTACGAGTGTCTGGCCCCGGAGCCGGCCTGTCCCCCCGGCGCCGTCCCCCGCAGTTCCGCCCACCACCGCGCCTGGGTCATCGAGCTCTGGCCCGTCCGCGACCCCGCGACCGGTGAGGTCGTCGGCGTGGGCACCGCCGCGTTCGACAGCAGCGACCAGCACGCGGCCCGGCAGCGGCTCGCCCTGTTGCAGGAGGCCGGCACCTCCATCGGCACCACCCTGAACGTGGCCCGCACCGCCCAGGAGCTCGCCGATCTCGCCGTCCCGCGCCTCGCCGACTTCGTCAGTGTGGACCTCCTCGACTCCGTGCTGCGCGGGGACGAACCCGTGCCGGGACCGGTCGACGCGGCCGTGGTGCTCCGCAGGGTCGCCCATCAGTCCGCCGCCGAGGGGGAGGGCGTCCCGGAGGCGGCCGTCGACCTCGGCGGGGTGGACACCTACCCGCCGTTCTCCCCGCCCGCCCGCTGCCTGGCCGATGGGAAACCGGTGCTCAGCGGCGCGGGCGACCCCGACTTCGCCGCCTGGATCGCCGGACACGAGACACGCACCGCACGTGTGGCGGAGTACGGGTTCCACTCCGTCATGGCCACCCCCCTGCGCGCCCGGGGCATCACCCTCGGCGTCGCGGTCTTCACCCGCAGCAGCGGCTCCCCGCCCTTCGAACCGGACGATCTGATCCTCGCCGAGGAACTCGCGGGCCGGGCCGCGGTCGGCGTCGACAACGCCCGCCGCTACACCCGTGAGCGCACCAACGCCCTCACCCTCCAACGCAGCCTCCTGCCCCGGGACCTGCCCAGACAGGCGGCCGTCGAGGTGGCGTACCGCTACCTGCCGGCCGGCACCGGCGCGGGCGTGGGCGGCGACTGGTTCGACGTCGTGCCCCTGTCGGGCACCCGCGTGGCCCTGGTCGTGGGGGACGTGGTCGGGCACGGCATCCATGCCTCCGCCACGATGGGCCGGCTGCGCACCGCAGTCCGCACCCTCGCCGACGTGGACCTCCCCCCGGACGAACTCCTCACCCACCTGGACGATCTGGTCACCCACCTGTCCACGGACGAGGAGGACCTCGCTCCGGACGAGCCGTACGTCGTCAGCGGCGAAGTCGGGGCGACCTGTCTGTACGCCGTCTACGACCCGGTCTCCCGCGTGTGCACCTTCGCCAGCGCAGGTCACGTCCCGCCCGTCGTGCTGCTCCCCGACGGCACGGCCCGGGTGGTGGAGCTGACGCCGGGGCCGTTGCTCGGCGTCGGAGGGCTGCCCTTCGAGTGCACCGAGCTGGAGCTGCCCGAGGGCAGTCTGCTGGCCTTCTGCACCGACGGCCTGGTCGAGGCGCGCGACCGTGACCTCGGCCTCGGGCTCGACCGGCTCTGCGAGTGCCTGGTCGGTCCGGTCGCCTCACTGGAAACGACCTGCGACACCATTCTCAAGGCCCTGCTGCCCAGGAGCCCCTCCGACGACGTGGCCCTGCTCCTCGCCCGCACCCGTGCCCTGCACGCCGACCAGGTCGCCGCCTGGTCCCTGCCCTCCGACCCGTCGATCGTGGCCGACGCCCGCGCCCAGACCACCCGCCAGCTCACCGCCTGGGGGCTGGAGGAGGCGGCGTTCGTCACCGAGCTGGTGGTGAGCGAGCTGGTCACCAACGCCATCCGCTACGGCGCCGTTCCGATCGGCCTCCGACTCATCCGCGACCGGACCCTGATCTGCGAGGTCTCCGACGCCAGCAACACCGCCCCGCATCTGCGCCGGGCGCGCACCTACGACGAGGGCGGCCGCGGGCTGCACATGGTCGCCCAGCTCACCCAGGGCTGGGGCACCCGCCAGACCCCCCTGGGCAAGACCATCTGGGCCGAACAATCCCTCCCGGCCGGCTGA
- a CDS encoding substrate-binding domain-containing protein yields the protein MAARPGTDDSGGGTHTLGLLYPPAGRLRDYTTMQLSFVGGVAEAAAQQGYDLLLAPAGGHDDPSFPRMIDDRRVDGVIVMEIRREDDRVEHLAEAGFPFVAIGRNHRADVAGWVDLDFAGLAGGCVQHLADLGHRRIAFVNRSEQLFNSGYGFARLGDEGYTEMMKKLLLTPHAYLCGDDLASGEEVVERILSEDPATTSLVTMNEAALEGVYRGLTRHGLSVPRDFSVVGVAASPWAEQVNPPLTAAEIPAKEMSRVAVDLMMRRLRSPDSPPRHVLLKPLITLRGSTGQCRPVPGSEPENELPDFPDLDLDF from the coding sequence ATGGCAGCGCGACCCGGAACCGACGACTCCGGCGGCGGCACCCACACGCTGGGGCTCCTCTACCCGCCCGCCGGCCGCCTCCGTGACTACACCACCATGCAGCTCTCCTTCGTGGGCGGGGTGGCCGAGGCCGCTGCCCAGCAGGGCTACGACCTGCTGCTCGCCCCCGCCGGCGGCCATGACGACCCCTCTTTCCCGCGGATGATCGACGACCGGCGGGTGGACGGCGTGATCGTCATGGAGATCCGCCGGGAGGACGACCGCGTGGAGCATCTGGCCGAGGCGGGTTTCCCCTTCGTGGCCATCGGCCGAAACCACCGGGCCGACGTGGCCGGCTGGGTCGACCTGGACTTCGCCGGCCTGGCCGGCGGCTGCGTCCAGCACCTCGCCGATCTCGGCCACCGCAGAATCGCCTTCGTCAACCGGTCCGAGCAGCTGTTCAACAGCGGCTACGGTTTCGCGCGGCTCGGGGACGAGGGCTACACCGAGATGATGAAGAAACTGCTGCTCACCCCGCACGCCTACCTCTGCGGCGACGACCTCGCCTCGGGAGAGGAGGTCGTGGAGCGGATCCTGAGCGAGGACCCCGCGACGACGTCGCTGGTCACCATGAACGAGGCGGCCCTGGAAGGCGTCTACCGCGGACTCACCCGGCACGGCCTCAGCGTGCCGCGCGACTTCTCCGTCGTCGGCGTCGCGGCCAGTCCGTGGGCCGAACAGGTGAATCCGCCGCTCACCGCCGCCGAGATACCCGCCAAGGAGATGAGCCGGGTCGCCGTCGACCTGATGATGCGGCGGCTGCGCTCACCGGACTCGCCGCCCCGGCACGTCCTGCTCAAACCGCTGATCACTCTGCGCGGCAGCACGGGACAGTGCCGGCCGGTGCCGGGCTCGGAACCCGAGAATGAACTCCCCGATTTCCCCGATTTGGACCTGGACTTCTGA
- a CDS encoding sugar ABC transporter substrate-binding protein gives MSYPLDRRGFLRASGATAAAAALGAGAALTSCSSDTSGPVTLEWWDYFTLDNFQPGMNRLIKDIEAGVPDVRIERRTFPFAELDRQITLGAISGDLPDLAIVDNVAMNTLGGSRLLADLTARVEKWGQADQYYKGPWEGCHVGGKTLGIPNNSNCLALYCNTRMLKSAGVEPPTTWDELASAAQKLTSGDRYGLALSAIKTEEGVFQFLPFLWQAGGDLDTFSTYGATALTFLDELIAKGSLSEQCVGWTQQDVNTRFLNQRAAMQINGPWQIPTLKKADFDWNVVALPRDKKAATCLGGENWVVMANSKHVDKAWEVLEYTQRPSVLVPYLVAFGELPARKDLADRGSWASDPALRLFLSQLPLARPRQYGAHYAEASQAVAEAEQAVLTGSASPSAAARTAAGKIDKALSEQ, from the coding sequence ATGTCGTACCCCCTCGACCGCCGCGGTTTTCTCCGCGCCTCGGGCGCGACAGCGGCCGCTGCCGCCCTCGGCGCAGGCGCGGCCCTGACCTCCTGCAGCTCGGACACGTCGGGCCCGGTGACCCTCGAATGGTGGGACTACTTCACCCTGGACAACTTCCAGCCCGGAATGAACCGCCTGATCAAGGACATCGAGGCCGGCGTCCCGGACGTGCGGATCGAGCGGCGGACCTTCCCGTTCGCGGAGCTGGACCGGCAGATCACCCTGGGCGCCATCTCCGGCGACCTTCCCGACCTCGCCATCGTCGACAACGTCGCCATGAACACCCTCGGGGGCAGCCGTCTGCTGGCCGACCTCACCGCCAGAGTGGAGAAATGGGGCCAGGCCGACCAGTACTACAAGGGACCCTGGGAGGGCTGCCATGTGGGCGGAAAGACTCTGGGCATCCCCAACAACAGCAACTGCCTCGCCCTCTACTGCAACACCCGCATGCTCAAGTCCGCCGGCGTCGAACCCCCCACCACCTGGGACGAACTGGCCTCAGCCGCCCAGAAACTCACCAGCGGCGACCGCTACGGCCTGGCGCTGAGCGCGATCAAGACCGAGGAAGGTGTCTTCCAGTTCCTGCCGTTCCTCTGGCAGGCGGGCGGCGACCTGGACACCTTCAGCACCTACGGCGCCACCGCGCTCACCTTCCTGGACGAACTGATCGCCAAGGGCTCCCTGTCCGAACAGTGCGTGGGCTGGACCCAGCAGGACGTCAACACCCGCTTCCTCAACCAGCGCGCCGCGATGCAGATCAACGGCCCGTGGCAGATCCCCACCCTGAAGAAGGCCGACTTCGACTGGAACGTCGTCGCCCTGCCCCGCGACAAGAAGGCCGCCACCTGCCTGGGTGGCGAGAACTGGGTCGTGATGGCGAACAGCAAGCACGTGGACAAGGCGTGGGAGGTCCTGGAGTACACGCAGCGCCCCTCGGTCCTGGTGCCGTACCTGGTGGCCTTCGGTGAACTCCCCGCCCGCAAGGACCTCGCCGACCGGGGCAGCTGGGCCTCGGACCCGGCCCTGCGGCTCTTCCTCAGCCAGCTGCCCCTGGCCCGGCCGCGCCAGTACGGCGCCCACTACGCCGAAGCCTCGCAAGCCGTCGCGGAGGCGGAGCAGGCCGTACTCACCGGATCCGCGTCCCCGTCCGCCGCGGCCAGGACCGCGGCCGGAAAGATCGACAAAGCTCTGAGCGAGCAATGA
- a CDS encoding sugar ABC transporter permease: MSRPSARRRRTGYLFCLPGMAFLALFLAYPLLYNVWTSVHDVDLGQLLGGAERFNGLDNYRAVADDPGFWHSVRLSLVFTLASLLLQFTIGFALALLFARPFPFNGLLRSLLLVAWLLPPVVSGTLFRWMLDAESGAYNALLQAVGLSGLSHDWLTDPSTSMAGVVFANVWVGVPFNMLLLLVGLHTIDPELHEAAAIDGASAWQRFRHITLPLMRPVSVTVLLLGLLYTFKVFDLVFVMTGGGPVDATRVLSLYVYEVFFTFFRFGQGAAAGLLLLVVPLLAGVWYVRRLRREDEAPAGGAA, from the coding sequence ATGAGCCGGCCCTCCGCGCGCCGCCGCCGCACCGGCTACCTCTTCTGCCTGCCGGGCATGGCCTTCCTCGCCCTCTTCCTGGCCTACCCGCTCCTCTACAACGTCTGGACGTCCGTCCATGACGTCGACCTGGGCCAACTCCTCGGCGGGGCCGAGCGGTTCAACGGACTGGACAACTACCGGGCCGTGGCCGACGACCCGGGCTTCTGGCACTCCGTGCGCCTCTCCCTGGTCTTCACCCTCGCCTCGCTGCTGCTCCAGTTCACGATCGGCTTCGCCCTGGCCCTGCTCTTCGCCCGCCCGTTCCCCTTCAACGGCCTGCTGCGTTCCCTCCTGCTGGTCGCCTGGCTGCTGCCCCCGGTGGTCAGCGGCACCCTCTTCCGCTGGATGCTGGACGCGGAGTCCGGCGCCTACAACGCCCTGCTCCAGGCAGTCGGCCTGAGCGGTCTCTCCCACGACTGGCTCACCGACCCGTCCACCTCGATGGCGGGGGTGGTCTTCGCGAACGTCTGGGTCGGCGTGCCCTTCAACATGCTGCTGCTCCTGGTCGGACTGCACACCATCGACCCCGAACTCCACGAGGCCGCCGCCATCGACGGAGCGAGCGCCTGGCAGCGCTTCCGCCACATCACCCTCCCGCTGATGCGGCCCGTCTCGGTGACCGTCCTCCTCCTCGGCCTTCTCTACACCTTCAAGGTCTTCGACCTCGTCTTCGTGATGACCGGCGGCGGCCCCGTCGACGCCACCCGCGTGCTCTCCCTCTACGTCTACGAGGTGTTCTTCACGTTCTTCCGGTTCGGCCAGGGAGCCGCGGCCGGCCTGCTGCTGCTCGTCGTACCCCTGCTGGCAGGTGTCTGGTACGTACGACGGCTGCGGCGCGAGGACGAGGCGCCGGCGGGAGGTGCCGCATGA
- a CDS encoding carbohydrate ABC transporter permease gives MRPPRHPWLLTAIATLITAVFLLPVYWMVKTGLTRPDRIQTPDPQWAPSPVTGENYSTALGYEGLTRALLNSLVISCGVVALTLLLGVPLAYALARIRMRGSGTMVLALLVAQLPPAIVLAAPLFILERRAGLTDTYLGLIAADTTLTLPFTVIVLRPVMRSVSPELEEAALVDGCGLPGVLLRVVLPLMVPGVVAAAGLSFLIGWGEFLFGLTLAEGPGVQPVTVLLNAFIGQHGTSWGALMATATLISIPVVCVFAVFQRFIVGGLTAGSVRG, from the coding sequence ATGAGACCACCGCGCCACCCCTGGCTGTTGACCGCGATCGCCACGCTGATCACCGCCGTCTTCCTGCTGCCGGTGTACTGGATGGTGAAGACCGGCCTCACCCGGCCGGACCGCATCCAGACGCCGGACCCGCAGTGGGCGCCCAGTCCCGTCACCGGCGAGAACTACTCGACGGCTTTGGGGTACGAGGGCCTGACCCGGGCTCTGCTCAACAGTCTGGTCATCTCCTGCGGGGTGGTCGCACTCACTCTGCTGCTCGGCGTCCCGCTGGCCTACGCCCTCGCCCGCATCCGGATGCGGGGCTCGGGCACGATGGTGCTCGCCCTCCTCGTCGCCCAGCTCCCGCCCGCCATCGTGCTGGCTGCCCCGCTGTTCATCCTCGAACGCCGGGCCGGTCTCACCGACACCTACCTGGGCCTGATCGCCGCCGACACCACGCTCACGCTGCCCTTCACGGTGATCGTGCTGCGTCCCGTGATGCGCAGCGTGTCCCCGGAGCTGGAGGAGGCGGCCCTGGTCGACGGCTGCGGACTTCCCGGTGTGCTGCTGCGGGTCGTCCTGCCGCTCATGGTGCCCGGTGTGGTGGCGGCGGCCGGACTGTCCTTCCTGATCGGCTGGGGAGAGTTCCTGTTCGGGCTCACGCTCGCCGAGGGGCCCGGCGTCCAGCCCGTCACCGTCCTGCTCAATGCCTTCATCGGGCAGCACGGGACGTCGTGGGGCGCCCTGATGGCCACCGCCACTCTCATCAGCATCCCGGTGGTCTGCGTCTTCGCCGTCTTCCAGCGCTTCATCGTCGGCGGGCTCACCGCGGGCAGCGTGAGGGGCTGA